The segment TTCCTTGCTTCAGGGCGACCAAAGCGGCGGCGGGCTTAAACCAGCTCATCAAAGCCCCCGTTGCCGCTGCGATGCCAGACCTGGGCGGCCAGCTCGTCCTGCCCTTTTTGCTCGCGTTTTCCCTGGGCGGCCTGGGCGCGCGCCTGGGCGCGGCCCAGCAGCTGGCCATAGGCCTCCTGCTTGCGGGCCAGGGCCAGCATGGCCTGGCGCTGCACGGCCATATCGGCCTCGTGCAGGACCAGATCCTGGCGCTGCTGTTCGGCCCACTGCATCACGGCCTGCTTGTAGACCGCGCTATTGGCCGCCAGCGTGGGCACGGCCGCGCCGGTGGGGCCGATCTGGGCATTGAGCTGCTCCAGTTTGGCCAGGGTGGCGGCATAGCGGGCGCGCGTCTGTTCCTTGGCGGCCAGCTGGGCCTGCTGGCGCTCCAGCTCCTGCTCGCGCAGCGCGATCAGGCGCTGCAGATTGTTTTGCAGTCCGGTCTGACTCATGCCAGCAGCTCCTGCAGACGGGCCAGGGTCTCATCCAGGGGCGCGGCCTCGTTGACGCCCTGGTGCAGAAAGGCCTCGATGCGCGGCATCAGGGCCACGGCACGGTCGGTCAGCGGGTCGGCCCCGGGCACATAGGCGCCCAGGGGCATGAGCTCGCGCACCTGCTCGAAGCGGGCCGCCAGGGCCTTGAGCTCGCGCGCGGCCTGCTGCTGCGCCTTGCCGGCCACCAGGGCCATGCAGCGGCTGATGGACTGGGCCACATCGATGGCCGGGTAGTGACCGCGCTCGGCCAGGGCGCGGGACAGCACGATATGGCCGTCCAGGATGGCGCGGGCGGTGTCCACCACCGGGTCCTGCTGATCATCACCCTCGGCCAGCACGGTGTAGATGGCGCTCATGCTGCCGCGCGGATGCTCGCCATTGCCGGCACTCTCCACCAGCTCGGGCAGCACGGAAAACACGGACGGCGGATAGCCGCGCGTGGCCGGCGGCTCGCCCAGGGCCAGGGCCACCTCGCGCTTGGCCATGGCGTAGCGGGTCAGCGAGTCCACCAGCAGCAGCACATGCTGGCCCTGGTCGCGGTAATGGGCGGCAATGGTGTGGCAGAGCTCGGTGGCGCGCATGCGCATCAGCGGCGACTCGTCGGCCGGCGCCACCACCACCACGGCGCGGGCCAGGCCGGCCTCGCCCAGGCTCAGGTCGATGAACTCGCGCACCTCGCGGCCGCGCTCGCCGATCAGGCCCACCACCACCACATCAGCCACGGTCTGGCGCGTGATCAGGCCCAGCAGCACGCTCTTGCCCACGCCGGAGCCGGCCATCAGGCCCACGCGCTGGCCGCGACCCAGGGTCAGCAGGCCATTGATGGCCCGCACGCCCACGTCCAGGGGCTCGTGCACCGGGGTCTTCTTCAGCGGATTGATCTTGGGCGGCTGGCTGGGCAGAGGGTGTTCGCCACTGAGGCGGCCCAGGCCGTCGATGGGCTCGCCCAGGCCGTTGACGATGCGGCCCAACCAGGCCGGGCCGATCATGGGCGCGCGGCCCTCGGGCGCCGGCAGCACGCGGGCGCCGGTACTCAGGCCCTCGGGCTTCTTGAAAGGCATCAGGTAGGAGACCTGCTCGCGGAAGCCCACCACCTGTGCAGAGATCCACTCGCCCGCCGCGCCTTCGATCATGCAGCGCTGGCCGGTGCGCAGGGGGCAGCCCACGCTTTCCAGCAGCAGGCCGGAGGCGCCGACCAGGCGCCCGGTGGGCGTGGCCACGGGCACCTCGCCCAGCTCGACCTTGCGCAGCGCCGCGGCAATCATGCGGCACTCCCCACGACCGGCTGATCCAGCAGCTGCGACTTGACCTGGCCCATGCAGGCCTCCAGGCGCTGGCGGCAGCCTGCGTCGGCCTCGCGCCCGCCGGCCAGCAGGCGGCATTCACCGCTTTCCAGCGCGGCGTCGGGCAGCAGGCTCCAGGCCTGGGCGCGCTCGGGCGCCAGGTCCTGGATGCGACGCAGGTCCTCGGGATTCAGATAGACCTCCACGCCCTCGCGGCGGACCGGCATGCTGCTCAGGGTCTCGTCCACCAGGGCCAGCAGCTGGGTGGGCTGCAGGGTGAGCTCGGCGCGGATGACCTGGCGGGCCACCTTCTCCACCAGCTCCACCACTTCCTTGCGCAGCGCGGCCTGGTAGTCGGCCCGCAGCTGGTTCAGCTCGGCCAGCAGCGCGTCCACCGGCGCGGCCAGGCCCTCGAAGCGCTGCTGCGCCTCACGCAGGCCCTGCTTCAGGCCCTGCTCGCGCCCCTGGATCTCGGCCGCCTCGGCGCCCGACTGCAGACCGCTGGCATAACCTTCCTCGTAGCCCTTGGACAGGCCCTCCTGGAAGCCGCGCGCCAGCGCGTCCTGCAGCTGGGCGGGCGAGCTCTGGTCCAGCTCGCGGTGGGCGCTGAGCTGGGCCAGGGGCGGAAAGCGGTGCGGACGCAGCTGGGGCTTCATTCGACGGTGGCCTCGGCGAAGAGCTGGACCTGGATCTCCCCGGCGTCCACCAGGGCCTTGACCTGGGCCATGACCTCGTTGCGGGCGCTTTCGGCGCGCGAGAGCGGCACCGGGCCGCTGCGGCGGATGAGGTCTTCGAAGCTCTGGGCCTGACGGCGCGGCATGGCGGCCAGGATGGCGTCGCGCACCTGGGGCTCGGCGCCCTTGAGGGCCACGGCCCAGAGCTCGATCGGCACTTCCTCGATGACGCGGGTGAGCACGCTCTCGGGCTGGCGCGAGAGGATGAAGAAGTCGTACATGCTGACCTCGATCTCGCCCACCACCTTGGGATCGTGGGCGCGCAGCAGCTCCACCATCTGCTGGCGCTGGTCCGGCAGGCGGTTGAGGATCTCGGCCACCTGGCGCACGCCCTCGACGGCGGCGCCCTGCTGGCCCAGGCCCGAGAGGCAGCGCTCCACCAGCACCTCCAGCTCGGCCAGCAGCTCGGCGTCCACCTCGGTCAGGCGGGCCACATTGAGCAGCAGCACATCGCGACCGGACTCGGGCAGGGCCGCGATCACATCGCTGGCCAGGGAAGGCGGCAGAAAGGCCAGGAACACGGCCTGCATGCGCACATGCTCGTCGGCAATGCGCTCGGCCAGCCACTTGGGCGAGGCCCATTGCAGGCGCTGCATCTTGGGCCGGATGGCGTCGCCGTAGATGGTGTTGAGCACGCTGGTGGCGATATCGCCGCCCAGGGCCAGGTCCAGCGAGCGCTTCAGATAGCTGCGCGAGGCCCCGTGCACGCCGCTCTGCTCGCGGTAGTCGTCAAAAAAGCCCTGCAGCGCGGTCTTGACCCAGTCCACCTTGATGCCCGAGAGGCGGGACATGACCTGGGTCACGTCCAGCAGCTCCTCGCGGGAGAGGCAGCGCAGCACCGCCGAGGCCGGCTCTTCGCCCATGCTCAGCAGCACGATGGCCGCACGCTCCACGGGGCTCAGCTCGGCCGCGCTGGTGGCGGGAATGAAATCGTCGGTGTCACGCATTTTTCTTCTGCACCCATTGCTTCACCACCTCGGCCACCCGCTCCGGCTCCTTGGCCGCGAGCACCTTCAGGTGGTCCACCAGCACATCCACCGGGGAGCCCGGCGGCGGCAGCTCATAGTTCTCCAGCAGGGGCACCACGGCCATGGGCTGCTCGGCCGGTGGCGCGGGCAGGCCCGGCGCGGCGGCCTGGCCGGCCAGCTCGGGCAGGGGCGCGCCGGCGGCGGCGCCGGCCCCACCGGCCAGGGCCGGCTGGCCCAGGGGTTCCAGCGGGCTCAGGCCCGGGGCACCGACGGGACGGGCGCCCTGCCCCAGCGACTGCTGGGCCAGGCGCAGCAGCGGCCGCGCCAGCAGGAAGTAGCCCAGCAGGGCGGCCAGGGCATAGCCCAACCAGCCACCGAACTGCAGGACGTTGTCGCGCTGCTCGTACCAGGGCGCCTGGGCCGGCGGCTGCGGGAAGTTCAGCGTGGAGACAGCCAGCTTGTCACCGCGCTGGGCATTGATGCCCAGGCCGTTGCTCAAGAGGCGCTCGACCTTGGCGAGGTCGTCCGGCGTCCAGCTCTTGGCGCCGCCGGGGGCCGCGCCATTGTTCAGCACCACGGCCACCGAGAGGCGCGCGAGCGTGCCGCGGCTCTTCTTCACCTGGGTGATGCTACGGTCGTAGGCGTACTGGCGGGTGGCGGCGTTCTTGCGCGCGGTGCTGGCATTGCCGTCGGCGGGGGCCGAGGCGCCGGCATCCGGCGCATTGACCGGACGGTTGGACAGCGAGCCGGGAATGCCCAGGGCGATGCGCTCGCGATCCTGCTCCTCGCGCATGGCCTCGTTGGTCAGCTTGGGCGCGTCGCCGTACTGCTCGCGGGTTTCCTGCACGCGGTCGTTGTTGACCTCGGCCGTGACGCTGAGCTTGTAGTTCTCCTCGCCCAGCACCGGGGCCAGCAGCTCGCGCACATTGCGGCGCACCTCGTCCTGATGGCGGCGCTGGGCTTCGTTGCCCTGGTTGGCGTCGAAGCCCTCGCTCAGGTCCACGCGGGCCGAGAGCAGATTGCCGGCCTGGTCCACCAGGCTCACGCGGCCCGGCTCCAGGCTGGCCACGCTGCCGGCCACCAGATTGATGGCGGCAGCGATCTGCTCATTGCTCAGCACACGGCCAGGCTTGAGCGCCAGCACCACCGAGGCCGAGCTCTTCTGGCCGTCGGACAGCACGAAGGAGGAGGACTTGGCGATGGACAGATGCACGCGGGCGGAATCCACCGCGTCCAGGCTCATGATGCTCTGGGCCAGCTCACCCTCCAGGCCGCGACGGAAGCGCACGTCCTGCACGAACTGGCTCACGCCCAGCGGGTCGTTCTTGTCCATCAGCTCCAGGCCGGCGGGCAGCTTGGCGACCACGCCCTTGGCGGCCAGCAGCATGCGCACCTTGCCCAGCTGCCCCTCCGGCACCAGCACCTGGCCGGTGTCGGGATGCAGGCGGTAGCCGATGTGCTCGGCCTCGAGCACGGCCAGCACCTCGCCCGAGGCCACGCGCTCGCGGGCACCGAACACGGGCTTGTAGCTGGCCTGGTCGCGCCACATCAGCATCAGGGCCAGGGCCGTGCCCAGCACGGCCAGGCCCAGCAGGGGCAGCAGACTCTTGGCAAAGCCCGCAGGCAGGGCCGGGCGGGCTTGCCAGGCGGGTGCGAGACGGGTGGTAAGGGCTTTCAGCATGGCGGTGGCGTCCTGTTCAGAGCTGCAGCTTGATCAGCTCGTCCACGGCGCCCACCACTTTGTTGCGCACCTGCATGAGCATGGAGAAGGAGAGACTGGCCTGCTGGCTGGCCAGCATGGCGCCCACCAGGTCATCGCTCTCGCCGCGCTCGACCGCGGCGATCTGGGCACTGGCCTCCTGATCGCGGGCATCGATGCCGCGCAGGGCATCGGCCATGCTCTGGGCAAAGCCCTGGGGCGCAGGCGGGGTGCCGGGCTGGGCCAGGCCGGAGGCCAGATGCAGGGCGTCCTGCTCCAGGCGCGCGAGCTCGGCCTGCAGCGGCTGATTGCCGAGCGGCACGCTCATATTGCCGGGAATACTGCCGATTGCGGCCATATTGATTCCAGTCCTTCGCGGTTTCCCGATGGCCGCCTGCGCACAGGCAAAACCATCCCCTCACCCCGCACACGGGGCGATTTAATCTGATTGGTTTGGCTATATCACCAGGCGCAGGAAAATCAGGGCCTGGTGTTATCTAGAAACTAGATAGAGACGTATCTCAAAATCGAACTCCCCATTTTGAAACACCCTCTTGTTCGGCGCGAATGCGTCTGGTTGAAAATGATGAAATCACATTTATCAGTTTCATCCGGGGCACATCTGCATTTTATGGGCGTGACAGACCTGAACTGAGCTGGATATCGTCGGAACTGGGCCGGGATCAAGCCTCTTAATCAGCTTGATCCCACTTGGACTGCGCGCTCGCTTCACTCTGCGACCCGATGTGCGATTGCCAATCCGCCGGGGCGAAAACAGCCCAGACCGCACGCACGGCCGAGCCGCCCGGTGCGGCATCGGACGATGCGCCGGATCGATCGGAAGCGTGGGGAAGAAAGCTGGCGAGTGGCTTGCTCATGGTCGCTGCGTCCTGGTTGAGGTGAGCGGCAAGCCCTGGCGAAAGCCAGAAGAGGTCACAACAGACCGCAAGGTGGCGGTCCGGCAGGCGAGAGCGACTGACCATGCACCACGCGGCACGTGGAGCGGCAGACTCAGGTCTGGCAACCCCGCTATCGTGACCGGCGCGGGTGGCGCCGGCGGTAGACCGGAAGCTTTGCGACCCCGACTTTCGTTCGGGTGTGCCCTGATGAGCTGCAATGTAACCCGCTCATTTCAAAACGGGCAAGGCGCGACACACATCAAACCGCACAGCCGCGGCCATGGCGTGACATTGTGCGCAGGCCAGATGCGAGTTGTCACAAAGCGAGCGGCAGGCGCCACGAACTCGTGAATCGTAGCAAATTGTAAACTCAGCCCGAGTACTGGCGGCTGAAATTGCGCGTGGGCGGCGCCATGCTTAGCAGGCGACGGGGTAGCGCAATGACTTAAATAAAGCTGTTGTGATTTTTTCCCCACCCACAGTGGGCGGGGTATTTGCGGGATTTTGATTTCAAGGCCGTCGGGTTTATAGAATCGGCCCAGCCAGAATATGTGCGCCCGGTTTCCAGTCCGGCGCTTTGTGCGGCCCACCGCCGCGAGTCACCCCACCCGCCCA is part of the Shinella sp. XGS7 genome and harbors:
- a CDS encoding flagellar motor switch protein FliG — protein: MRDTDDFIPATSAAELSPVERAAIVLLSMGEEPASAVLRCLSREELLDVTQVMSRLSGIKVDWVKTALQGFFDDYREQSGVHGASRSYLKRSLDLALGGDIATSVLNTIYGDAIRPKMQRLQWASPKWLAERIADEHVRMQAVFLAFLPPSLASDVIAALPESGRDVLLLNVARLTEVDAELLAELEVLVERCLSGLGQQGAAVEGVRQVAEILNRLPDQRQQMVELLRAHDPKVVGEIEVSMYDFFILSRQPESVLTRVIEEVPIELWAVALKGAEPQVRDAILAAMPRRQAQSFEDLIRRSGPVPLSRAESARNEVMAQVKALVDAGEIQVQLFAEATVE
- the fliI gene encoding flagellar protein export ATPase FliI, whose product is MIAAALRKVELGEVPVATPTGRLVGASGLLLESVGCPLRTGQRCMIEGAAGEWISAQVVGFREQVSYLMPFKKPEGLSTGARVLPAPEGRAPMIGPAWLGRIVNGLGEPIDGLGRLSGEHPLPSQPPKINPLKKTPVHEPLDVGVRAINGLLTLGRGQRVGLMAGSGVGKSVLLGLITRQTVADVVVVGLIGERGREVREFIDLSLGEAGLARAVVVVAPADESPLMRMRATELCHTIAAHYRDQGQHVLLLVDSLTRYAMAKREVALALGEPPATRGYPPSVFSVLPELVESAGNGEHPRGSMSAIYTVLAEGDDQQDPVVDTARAILDGHIVLSRALAERGHYPAIDVAQSISRCMALVAGKAQQQAARELKALAARFEQVRELMPLGAYVPGADPLTDRAVALMPRIEAFLHQGVNEAAPLDETLARLQELLA
- the fliH gene encoding flagellar assembly protein FliH, yielding MKPQLRPHRFPPLAQLSAHRELDQSSPAQLQDALARGFQEGLSKGYEEGYASGLQSGAEAAEIQGREQGLKQGLREAQQRFEGLAAPVDALLAELNQLRADYQAALRKEVVELVEKVARQVIRAELTLQPTQLLALVDETLSSMPVRREGVEVYLNPEDLRRIQDLAPERAQAWSLLPDAALESGECRLLAGGREADAGCRQRLEACMGQVKSQLLDQPVVGSAA
- a CDS encoding flagellar FliJ family protein, with product MSQTGLQNNLQRLIALREQELERQQAQLAAKEQTRARYAATLAKLEQLNAQIGPTGAAVPTLAANSAVYKQAVMQWAEQQRQDLVLHEADMAVQRQAMLALARKQEAYGQLLGRAQARAQAAQGKREQKGQDELAAQVWHRSGNGGFDELV
- a CDS encoding flagellar hook-basal body complex protein FliE, whose translation is MAAIGSIPGNMSVPLGNQPLQAELARLEQDALHLASGLAQPGTPPAPQGFAQSMADALRGIDARDQEASAQIAAVERGESDDLVGAMLASQQASLSFSMLMQVRNKVVGAVDELIKLQL
- the fliF gene encoding flagellar basal-body MS-ring/collar protein FliF → MLKALTTRLAPAWQARPALPAGFAKSLLPLLGLAVLGTALALMLMWRDQASYKPVFGARERVASGEVLAVLEAEHIGYRLHPDTGQVLVPEGQLGKVRMLLAAKGVVAKLPAGLELMDKNDPLGVSQFVQDVRFRRGLEGELAQSIMSLDAVDSARVHLSIAKSSSFVLSDGQKSSASVVLALKPGRVLSNEQIAAAINLVAGSVASLEPGRVSLVDQAGNLLSARVDLSEGFDANQGNEAQRRHQDEVRRNVRELLAPVLGEENYKLSVTAEVNNDRVQETREQYGDAPKLTNEAMREEQDRERIALGIPGSLSNRPVNAPDAGASAPADGNASTARKNAATRQYAYDRSITQVKKSRGTLARLSVAVVLNNGAAPGGAKSWTPDDLAKVERLLSNGLGINAQRGDKLAVSTLNFPQPPAQAPWYEQRDNVLQFGGWLGYALAALLGYFLLARPLLRLAQQSLGQGARPVGAPGLSPLEPLGQPALAGGAGAAAGAPLPELAGQAAAPGLPAPPAEQPMAVVPLLENYELPPPGSPVDVLVDHLKVLAAKEPERVAEVVKQWVQKKNA